The DNA region AACAAGCACATTAGCCCAAAAACCCGGCTATACGCATGGGTACCGCCCATCCCAACTTTTCTGCGGAAACCTCTCCCAGCAGCCAATCAGTTTGTGAATATAAATATATTTTAATAACTTACATATATATATTATTATTTTTAATAAAGTTAACCTGTAATGCTCTCACATACACAGCTAGCAGTTCCCTCGATTACAAATAAATAGTTTTAATTTGTAGAGGATTTTTGCACAGCATAAAAAATGGGAAAAACTTTTTTTGAAGAACTAAACAGTGAAAACGTAACAGGGGTTGCCTATAAAAATGTAAGCCTCAAAAAAAACGTGCTCAGTTATTTTGCCCATGTGGGCAATGCCACCATTGCCGATCTTTGCAAAGAACTGAACCTTAGTGCGCCAAAAGTAACTGCCCTTCTAAGCGACCTGATACAGGACGGCCTGATCAAAGATTACGGTAAAGTGGAGTCTACCGGGGGCCGTAAGCCCAATTTATATGGGCTGGTACCCGATTCTGCCTTTTTTATAGGTGTAGACATCAAGCAAAACCACATCAACATCGGCCTGTCAGACCTCCAGAAAAACCTGATCAAGGTATCGGAAAAACTAACCTATAAATTAGACAACAACAAAGAATCACTGGAAGCCTTATGCACACTGATCAACGATTTTGTGGGCGAGCTAACCGTTCCAAAAGAAAAAATACTGGGCCTGGGCATCAACCTGTCGGGCCGCATCAATTATGCAACCGGTTACAGCTACAGCTTCTTTTATTTTAATGAAGAGCCCCTCAGCAAGATCATCGAATCAAAAACAGGCATCCGGGTGTTCCTTGAAAACGACTCCAAAGCCATGGCCTACGGAGAATTCTCGGCCGGAGTAGTGGGTACAGAGAAGAATGTGCTGTTCCTGAACCTGGACCACGGCATAGGCCTGGGCATATTGGTAAACGGGCAACTTTATTACGGCAAATCCGGCTATGCCGGTGAGTTTGGCCATATTCCATTGTTCGACAATGAGATCATCTGTCATTGCGGTAAAAAGGGCTGCCTGGAAACCGAGGCTTCGGGCTGGGCACTCATCCGAATGTTTAAAGAGCGCCTGCAGGAAGGCTCATCCTCCATCCTAACCCAAAGCCATAGCAATTTGGCCGAACTGGAAATGGACGATATCATTGCTGCCGCCAACAACGATGATGTACTGGCCATTGAGCTCATTGCCAGGATCGGTGAAAACTTAGGCCGTGGCATTGCACTGCTAATTAACCTGTTTAACCCAGAGCTGGTTATTTTAGGGGGCAGCCTTGCCGCCACAGAAGAGTACATCAGGTTACCTATAAAGAGCGCCATCAACAAATATTCTTTAAGCCTGGTAAATCAGGACACCATTCTAAAAATGTCTAAACTGGGCGAGCGCTCCGGCATCATTGGCGCCTGTTTACTGGTGCGGAACCGCTTATTGTCTTTAAATTAATTTGAATAATTTGAAAAATAACCGTTCTCTTTGAAGACTGGGACACAGCTGCGCAATGTTCCGAGGTCTTCTCTGAGAAGGTAATTTTCTTTTAACCCGTATTAGTCAAGCCAATCGGCATACCTATATATCGTACGCTTATGTCTTATTTTTCGAAAAACACCATCGCCCTCTCTAGATCCGGCTAAATTGGTGTTCCCCTCCAGGCCGTAAACCAGGTCGTTTTTTACAAATTCAACCAAACCACAATGAGCAATACGCTTAAGGCTGGCAAAATAAATCCCGTAAACAACTCCCGGCTTAGGCTCCTTTACCAGCCTGGAGGCCGGGAACAAAGAAGGGCTCCAGGCCGTTCGGGGTTGCTTGTACCCAGCCTGCCCAAAACAAAAACTCAGGTACGCCGCGCACCACGCTGCATGCGATTTAATATAACAGTAACCAAGATACTCCCTAATTCTTTTACCATCGTTTTGACGAGCTCCTTCCACCACGCCGATTTCTTTGGCGGCAATTCTGATAATTCTTTCATAATCTTCTGTTTTAAGTTTTACAATTCTCTCTCCTCCTTCTACAACACCGCAACCAAAGCCCCAATTGCCGCCAGCAGCAACAAGGCAAACAAGCACAATACAAATTTTAACTGCTCCCATATTTTTAATGAATCAAATTGTAAAACCACATCCGCCAGATGCGGCAGGTTCAAATAAACCCATATGCGCCTTAATAACCACCAGCACAAACACACCAACATCAAAAAACAAATAATGGCCAGCAATACCAGTAGCCAGATACTCTGATCTATCTGGCCAGCGGTAGCGTCCATAAAATTCGGGGCAGTATACCATACCATTATCAATACTATTGCAATTAAGTAAGGTTTTATTTTTTGAACCGGCACACCTACCGGCATTTTTAAACTCATTGTTTTCATAAATCAATTTTTAAGTCTAGAATAGGGGCCGTGCGGTTAACCAGCACAGCCCCTTGTTGTAGGCAGAAATTTTGCGTTCTCAGAGAAGGCCTAGCGTTTTCGCGCTTTTTCAGCGCGGATATGCAGCCTTCGAAGAGTAATGCTAAATTTCCCCTTACAACACAGTAAACGGCCCTACATAATAAGAGTCGCTCACCAGCTTACCATCAGCCGATACCATCGACAGATAAGCCTCTACCCCGTCACCACTCCAATCCGGTGGCAGCTGCAGGCTGTAAGCCAGTGCAGATCTAACCGCTCCGCCTTTCAGCGTCACAAACTTGTTTTTAGCGGGATTATACACTGCAAAGGTTACTTTGTCTGTGGCCAAACCATTGGTATCGCCGCTTACTGCTCCCCAGCTGTAATCCAGTTTGGCGCCAGCAGCAGGGGCAATCTGCGGGGCCTGCGGCAAATCCAGCAGCCCTTTGCTGTACACCACATTTGCATAATCAATAGTGTAGTTGGGGCTTGCCCCTGCAATGGCATTTTTCAGGTTCCAGGAAAGTGCCGCATTACGGGGCGACATCTCTGCATCGTACTCCTGAAAGCCTACATTAATTACCGCTGCAAGCCGCCTTAGCCAGCCGGCCATCAGCGCAAACTTCAGTCGCTGGTTTAGTTGTGCCTGTGTAGGCGGTTTGTTTGATTTTGCCGGGCGCATGGCAATGATGTTCTCACCCTTAGTACGGCGACCAACGTGGTTACCTAACAGACCGATCATGTCGTAATCGATCCCTCCTGTTAATTTTCCCATTTCTGTAAATTTTATGGGTTTATTGGCGTTTGCAACCTTTTTTTAGCTGTGGTTAGCAACGATAGCAGCTATGTCATTCAGCGCACAGTTTGTCATCCAGAGTGAAACGAAGGATCTAATAAAACTTTGGCAGCCGCGCTATCATCCTGTCTACCGCAGCGGCAAACTCCCGGGCGCTACCTTCCCATTTCATTCGGGCCTGCTGTTTAAAACACAAATCCAAACCAACCATCGCTTGCACAAATCTGCATTTCAAAACCCGCTCTGCGGTGTCCAGGCATTTCAGGTGGTACTTACAGTTCTGGTCGGCCCCGGTATCTATAGCTATGCTCAGCTGTTTCATCCAGCCTACAAAATGCAGGGGCTCTGTTATATTCAATATTTTCAAGGGCTTGCCCTTTACAACCATTACCAGGCAACCCCGGCGGTCATTCATCCGGTAAATGTTCATTACCAGTGCATCATCCTTACGCATTTAATTACTATCGTAAGTCTGGATAAAGGCCCTGCACTTTTGCGGGCCTTCTCTTCTAACCTAAGTTAAAAGCAGATTATCTTGCCTGCCTCACCTCCTTTCCTGTTAGCTGGTAACTAACCAGATACCTGTCAAAAAGGGCAATCAGCAAATTACCCCGAACGGCAAAGTCTGTCAACTGCATCTTCGGATGCCTGGGCACGTAAAGGCTATAGCTATACTGGCCAGTATCCAACCTGTATACATCAAATACCTCGTGCCGGTTAAAATCATCCGGGCTTTCGTTATCAGCAGCCAGTGCAGTGTGGTTGTAAAAATAACCTCCATCTACATAACCCTTTTTATTAACCACCAAAGCCGGTTTGGCCATGGTAAGTATGGTCTTATTACTGCCAGCTTTATAGGTGCCCAGCTCTATTTTAGCAACACTATTGGTGTCAATCAACCTGCCGGTACTTAATACGTTAAAGCCGGTATCCAGGTATACAAAAGCATTACGGTAATAATAGGTGTAAACCATACGGCCTGTGCTTTCATCCAGGTTCACAAAACCATCGGTCTTAAAAACATCTTCGCCCGGGTTCAGCTTTCGTACAATCTGCGCTTTCAGGGCATCCCGCCTCAGGCGGCTGCCATCAGCAAAGCTAAGCCTGCCGTAAACCGAATCCTGCAAATTATAATCACAGCTAAACAGCGCCAGCAAAGCTCTGTAGTTACTTAAATAAATGCGGCTTTCGCCTTGCCAGGTAATATACCAGCTGCCAAAGTTCAGTTCCAATGCGTCCAGCTTTTGCACGGCGTACCTATGCCCGCGCTTAAAGCCGTTCTTTTGCGGTTTAGGTTGTATATAGTAGAGCGTAACCACAGCTGCAATGCTGAGGCTTATCACCAGAGATAGGGTAATGTAAAGATTCTTCATAGCGTTCTTATATAGTGCGTTGAGCGTTCTTGGTTTAAAATCAGGGGGCAGGCCTGAGCTGCCCCCGAAAGTTAATTACTGTGGCCTTTTGCCCAGCACAGTAACTACTTCGTGGCCCGAAACGCAGTTCGGCGCGTCGTAAACGGTTATGCCGTCATACTCAATGCTGCAAGCCGTTCCGTTAAACTCAGTATCACAAGTTACCGGTGTATTACACTCGTTTTCCAGGTAATACGTGTAAGCTGTAG from Pedobacter africanus includes:
- a CDS encoding C40 family peptidase, whose translation is MGAVKICIVLVCLVAAGGNWGFGCGVVEGGERIVKLKTEDYERIIRIAAKEIGVVEGARQNDGKRIREYLGYCYIKSHAAWCAAYLSFCFGQAGYKQPRTAWSPSLFPASRLVKEPKPGVVYGIYFASLKRIAHCGLVEFVKNDLVYGLEGNTNLAGSREGDGVFRKIRHKRTIYRYADWLD
- a CDS encoding ROK family transcriptional regulator; translated protein: MGKTFFEELNSENVTGVAYKNVSLKKNVLSYFAHVGNATIADLCKELNLSAPKVTALLSDLIQDGLIKDYGKVESTGGRKPNLYGLVPDSAFFIGVDIKQNHINIGLSDLQKNLIKVSEKLTYKLDNNKESLEALCTLINDFVGELTVPKEKILGLGINLSGRINYATGYSYSFFYFNEEPLSKIIESKTGIRVFLENDSKAMAYGEFSAGVVGTEKNVLFLNLDHGIGLGILVNGQLYYGKSGYAGEFGHIPLFDNEIICHCGKKGCLETEASGWALIRMFKERLQEGSSSILTQSHSNLAELEMDDIIAAANNDDVLAIELIARIGENLGRGIALLINLFNPELVILGGSLAATEEYIRLPIKSAINKYSLSLVNQDTILKMSKLGERSGIIGACLLVRNRLLSLN
- a CDS encoding DUF6266 family protein, with protein sequence MGKLTGGIDYDMIGLLGNHVGRRTKGENIIAMRPAKSNKPPTQAQLNQRLKFALMAGWLRRLAAVINVGFQEYDAEMSPRNAALSWNLKNAIAGASPNYTIDYANVVYSKGLLDLPQAPQIAPAAGAKLDYSWGAVSGDTNGLATDKVTFAVYNPAKNKFVTLKGGAVRSALAYSLQLPPDWSGDGVEAYLSMVSADGKLVSDSYYVGPFTVL